A window of the Trichoderma asperellum chromosome 4, complete sequence genome harbors these coding sequences:
- a CDS encoding uncharacterized protein (BUSCO:EOG092D0GSV) — protein MPQPLAPKEAAQFRTIIRSFEDKQYKRGLKTADLILKKYPRHGDTMAMKALILNSQGKPDEAFPLAKEALTVDMKSHICWHVYGLLYRSVKNFEEAIKAYKFALKLDPSSAQIQRDLAILQVHVRDYQGYIQSRTAMLQARPQIRSSWTALAIAHHLAGNLTEAENVLTTYEGTLKSAPSRFDGEHSEAVMYKNSIIAEQGDFQRALDHLESDAKHNLDRLAVLECRADYLSKLGRKEDAVQAYRLLIERNPEHIDYYEKLEQALEISQEDVAARKAIYDEYAAKFPRCDIARRVPLDFLSGDEFRQAAESYVALMLNKGVPSLFANLKHLYSDSFKKDTLREIVEKYLASQDIDSESKDKGEAAGLYYLAQHYNYHLSRDLAKADEYVDRAIEKDPKSVDFHMTKARILKHTGNIKEAAEMMDKARKLDLKDRYINSKCAKYQLRNGENEKALKTVGLFTRAETVGGPLADLLEMQCIWYLTEDGEAYARRGNLGLALKRFHALNNIFDVWQDDQFDFHSFSLRKGQIRAYIDMIRWEDHFRDHPVYSRVALDAINLYLAMADKPAANGTNGADEEDALEKKKAAKKAKKELQRLEREEAERQAKQDPNKGGQAADAKKKDEDPLGLTLAATTDPLGEAMKFLGPMLQAGPKNIDAQIAGFEVYIRRKKYVLALQCLNRSLAIDAENPRVLEALKAEFTAVEAATDLTKYNQDFQEKHQASPLHVLSAVKARLTLGADLAKCEKEVHGLIEHASATFTDAIAALETLKSWRSAEIESFRKAALTKWPNVTRLSE, from the exons ATGCCTCAACCACTGGCGCCGAAAGAAGCGGCGCAGTTCCGAACCATCATTCGTAGCTTTGAGGACAAGCAGTACAAACGTGGCTTGAAGACGGCCGATCTTATCCTCAAGAAATACCCTCGCCATGGAGACACCATGGCCATGAAGGCGTTGATTCTCAACAGCCAAGGAAAGCCCGACGAGGCGTTTCCTCTGGCAAAGGAGGCCCTGACGGTCGATATGAAGTCTCACATTTGCTGGCATGTCTACGGACTCCTATATCGATCGGTCAAGAATTTCGAGGAGGCCATCAAGGCATACAAGTTTGCTCTTAAGCTTGACCCTTCCTCTGCTCAGATCCAGCGAGACCTTGCCATTCTACAAGTGCACGTTCGAGACTACCAGGGATACATCCAGAGCCGGACGGCTATGCTCCAGGCGAGACCCCAAATCCGCTCCAGCTGGACTGCGTTGGCAATTGCCCACCACTTGGCTGGTAACCTTACGGAGGCGGAAAATGTTCTGACCACATATGAGGGAACGCTCAAGTCGGCCCCCTCTCGGTTCGATGGCGAGCATTCCGAGGCAGTCATGTACAAGAACTCCATCATTGCCGAGCAAGGTGATTTCCAGCGGGCACTGGACCATCTGGAGAGTGATGCAAAGCACAACCTGGATCGTTTGGCGGTGCTGGAATGCCGTGCGGACTATCTCTCCAAGTTGGGTCGGAAGGAGGACGCTGTCCAGGCTTACCGACTTCTTATTGAGCGCAACCCGGAGCACATTGACTATTACGAGAAGCTGGAACAGGCCCTGGAGATTTCCCAGGAGGATGTGGCTGCACGAAAGGCCATTTACGATGAATACGCTGCCAAGTTCCCTCGCTGTGATATTGCCCGACGTGTCCCTCTCGACTTTCTCAGCG GAGACGAGTTTCGGCAAGCCGCAGAGTCCTATGTGGCTCTTATGCTAAACAAAGGAGTCCCGTCTCTTTTTGCTAACTTGAAACACCTGTACTCTGATTCATTCAAGAAGGATACCCTGAGAGAGATTGTCGAAAAGTATCTTGCGTCCCAGGACATTGACTCTGAGagcaaagacaaaggagAGGCTGCTGGACTATACTACCTGGCTCAACACTACAACTACCACCTGAGTCGCGACTTGGCAAAAGCTGATGAGTATGTCGATCGCGCCATTGAGAAGGATCCCAAGAGTGTCGACTTCCACATGACAAAGGCCAGGATATTGAAGCATACCGGCAATATCAAGGAAGCGGCAGAGATGATGGACAAGGCCAGAAAACTTGACCTCAAGGATCGATACATCAACAGCAAGTGTGCCAAATATCAGCTGCGAAATGGCGAGAACGAGAAAGCCCTCAAGACTGTCGGCCTCTTTACGCGAGCTGAGACTGTGGGTGGCCCCTTGGCGGATCTCCTAGAAATGCAGTGCATTTGGTATTTGACGGAAGACGGAGAGGCTTACGCCAGACGGGGCAACCTTGGCCTCGCTCTGAAGCGATTCCACGCCCTGAACAACATTTTCGATGTTTGGCAGGATGACCAGTTTGATTTCCACAGCTTTTCACTGAGAAAGGGGCAAATCCGAGCTTACATTGACATGATTCGCTGGGAAGATCACTTCCGTGACCACCCAGTTTACTCAAGAGTTGCTCTTGATGCTATCAACCTTTATCTCGCCATGGCAGACAAGCCAGCTGCCAATGGAACTAACGGagcagacgaagaagatgctctcgagaagaagaaggcggccaagaaggccaagaaggaacTGCAGCgtcttgagagagaagaggcagagaggcaAGCTAAGCAAGACCCCAACAAGGGCGGCCAAGCAGCCgatgccaagaagaaggacgaagACCCTCTTGGCTTGACCTTGGCGGCGACAACTGACCCGCTAGGTGAGGCGATGAAGTTCCTGGGACCAATGCTGCAAGCAGGTCCGAAGAATATCGATGCCCAGATCGCTGGATTTGAGGTTTACATCCGCCGCA AGAAATATGTTCTTGCTCTGCAGTGCCTAAACCGATCTCTGGCAATCGATGCCGAAAACCCCAGG GTTCTTGAAGCGCTGAAAGCAGAATTCACCGCCGTCGAGGCCGCGACGGATCTGACAAAGTATAACCAAGATTTCCAAGAAAAGCACCAGGCTAGCCCTCTCCACGTGCTCTCCGCCGTCAAGGCCAGGCTGACACTGGGCGCGGATCTTGCAAAGTGCGAAAAGGAAGTCCACGGCCTCATTGAGCACGCAAGTGCGACATTCACAGATGCTATTGCGGCACTGGAAACCCTtaagagctggagaagcgcAGAGATAGAGTCGTTCAGAAAGGCAGCTCTCACAAAGTGGCCCAACGTTACGAGATTATcggagtaa
- a CDS encoding uncharacterized protein (EggNog:ENOG41), with the protein MSQPPGLPRLSPQFCFSTGTLRDFLRLSRSSIDDSITQNLNALVTPSRAGFDPGSTSTRTPKSFAEQINPEACQSFKDKVLFPSWKARAEVLRYCGIVATSPDPDDPEAAILELEKQRDRERIVDERLDPYSGRFFPREARTQSLALLMRQERAVENIVRSRTWDVIQARCGASAQTWEDAMSKWEAAQKPGQSEDGR; encoded by the exons ATGTCGCAACCTCCCGGATTGCCTCGCCTTTCGCCCCAGTTTTGCTTTTCAACCGGCACGCTGCGAG ATTTCTTGCGCCTGTCTCGATCATCAATAGACGATTCCATTACACAGAATCTAAATGCCCTGGTAACGCCATCTCGGGCGGGCTTCGATCCCGGATCGACATCCACACGGACTCCGAAATCGTTTGCCGAGCAGATCAACCCCGAAGCATGCCAGTCGTTCAAGGATAAGGTGCTGTTTCCCTCATGGAAGGCGAGGGCCGAAGTGCTTCGGTATTGCGGCATCGTAGCCACCAGCCCGGATCCAGACGACCCAGAGGCTGCCATTCTTGAACTGGAGAAGCAGCGCGATCGCGAGCGGATTGTCGACGAAAGGCTAGATCCCTACTCGGGACGGTTCTTCCCCCGAGAAGCTCGTACTCAGTCACTTGCTCTCTTGATGCGACAGGAACGGGCTGTGGAAAACATTGTGCGCAGCAGAACTTGGGATGTCATACAGGCTAGGTGCGGTGCTTCTGCTCAGACCTGGGAAGACGCCATGAGCAAATGGGAGGCAGCACAGAAGCCGGGTCAAAGCGAAGATGGCCGATGA
- a CDS encoding uncharacterized protein (BUSCO:EOG092D2QPK) — MGATDVLSRKTGVIVGDDVLALFKYAREHNFAIPAINVTSSSTVVASLEAARDAKSPIVLQMSQGGAAYFAGKGVDNTDQAASIAGAIAGANYIRSIAPAYGIPVVLHTDHCAKKLLPWLDGMLTADEAYFKATGEPLFSSHMIDLSEEPVEWNIETTAKYLKRAAPMKQWLEMEIGITGGEEDGVNNEDVDNNSLYTQPEDILNIYNTLSPISPYFSIAAGFGNVHGVYKPGNVKLHPELLGKHQAHVKAAIKSTEDKPVYFVFHGGSGSSKQEYLDAISHGVVKVNMDTDMQFAYLSGIRDYMLNKKDYLLTAVGNPDGDDKPNKKYFDPRVWVREGEKTMSKRVAEALKDFNTANQL; from the exons ATGGGTGCTACCGATGTCCTGAGCCGCAAGACTGGTGTCATCGTCGGCGATGACGTCCTGGCCCTGTTCAAGTACGCCCGCGAGCACAACTTCGCCATTCCCGCCATT AACGtcacctcttcttcaaccgtCGTTGCTTCTCTTGAGGCCGCTCGCGATGCCAAGTCCCCCATCGTCCTGCAGATGTCCCAGGGTGGTGCCGCTTACTTCGCCGGAAAG GGCGTGGACAACACGGACCAGGCTGCTTCCATCGCCGGTGCCATCGCCGGTGCCAATTACATCCGATCCATCGCTCCCGCTTACGGCATCCCCGTCGTCCTTCACACCGACCACTGCGCCAAGAAGCTCCTCCCCTGGCTCGATGGCATGCTCACCGCAGATGAGGCTTACTTCAAGGCCACCGGCGagcccctcttctcctctcacATGATTGATCTGTCCGAGGAGCCCGTTGAGTGGAACATTGAGACCACCGCCAAGTACCTGAAGCGCGCTGCCCCCATGAAGCAGTGGctcgagatggagattggTATCACCGGTGGTGAGGAGGATGGTGTCAACAACGAGGATGTCGACAACAACTCCCTCTACACCCAGCCCGAGGACATCCTCAACATCTACAACACCCTTTCTCCCATCTCCCCCTACTTCTCCATCGCTGCTGGTTTTGGCAACGTCCACGGTGTCTACAAGCCCGGCAACGTCAAGCTGCACCCTGAGCTGCTCGGCAAGCACCAGGCCCACGTCAAGGCCGCCATCAAGTCCACTGAGGACAAGCCCGTCTACTTCGTCTTCCACGGTGGCTCTGGCTCCTCCAAGCAGGAGTACCTCGATGCCATCAGCCACGGTGTCGTCAAGGTCAACATGGACACTGACATGCAGTTCGCTTACCTCAGCGGTATCCGTGACTACATGCTGAACAAGAAGGACTACCTCCTGACCGCCGTTGGCAACCCCGACGGCGATGACAAGCCCAACAAGAAGTACTTCGac CCCCGTGTCTGGGTCCGTGAGGGTGAGAAGACCATGTCTAAGCGTGTTGCTGAGGCTCTCAAGGACTTCAACACTGCCAACCAGCTCTAA
- a CDS encoding uncharacterized protein (EggNog:ENOG41), whose protein sequence is MPNKGGRNPSGPWGRLKPVEQDPLESIGLPSKGDTRLLDLKTQESYYTKIVDRYMTFCSDAGQRDELLRRFSALEPSSSKSSSSNSSTAPVTSRRVLPSINDETLHSPASTKALSDVVAALRKLREGIVATKRVDDFAVQAYLFCIRLSILVKHSESYHPAILHLLRSIHPHHPLTSVELQEVVAYLVLDAACRRGALAEAFALRQRYSLKDTKVNAALTALAHDNYVLFQKVKRSVDGHRARIMEWAEGDLRMHTLKCFGRTYLSVELDFLEQATGSKWADLKQGDGVGWDLEGSKVVIRKIKAR, encoded by the exons ATGCCGAACAAAGGTGGCAGAAATCCATCAGGCCCGTGGGGTCGGCTCAAGCCTGTTGAGCAGGATCCCCTCGAGAGCATTGGCCTTCCGTCGAAAGGTGATACTAG GTTACTAGACCTGAAAACGCAGGAGAGCTACTATACCAAGATAGTGGATCGGTATATGACATTCTGCTCTGACGCTGGACAACGAGACGAGCTGCTTCGAAGATTCTCAGCTTTGGAGCCTTCGTCCTCgaaatcttcatcttcaaattCGTCTACAGCTCCGGTGACTTCTCGAAGAGTTTTGCCCTCAATTAATGATGAAACGCTCCACAGCCCTGCCAGCACCAAAGCTCTATCTGATGTGGTGGCCGCTCTGAGGAAACTCCGTGAGGGCATCGTTGCCACGAAGCGGGTAGATGACTTCGCCGTTCAGGCCTATCTTTTTTGCATCCGACTCTCCATTCTCGTCAAACATTCCGAATCCTACCACCCGGCCATTCTTCACCTGCTGCGCTCAATCCACCCGCACCATCCGCTCACATCGGTCGAGCTGCAAGAGGTGGTGGCTTATCTCGTGCTTGATGCCGCTTGTCGGCGCGGGGCTCTAGCAGAAGCCTTCGCTCTGCGACAgagatatagcttaaaagACACCAAGGTAAATGCAGCGTTGACAGCATTGGCGCACGACAACTATGTCCTATTCCAGAAGGTGAAGAGAAGCGTGGACGGCCATCGGGCAAGAATCATGGAATGGGCAGAAGGCGATCTAAGGATGCACACGCTCAAGTGTTTTGGAAGAACATATCTATCAGTCGAATTGGACTTTCTAGAGCAGGCGACGGGCTCAAAATGGGCCGACCTAAAGCAGGGTGATGGAGTCGGCTGGGACTTGGAGGGCAGCAAAGTGGTGATTCGCAAGATCAAGGCTCGATGA
- a CDS encoding uncharacterized protein (EggNog:ENOG41), whose translation MAPAKKRARNAQSDAQPSSVLLADYRTAWLLASDEPSVEIICKNECFKVHTSVLRQHSEYFETCLNKPFMESDGVVKFDDIDPRYMAFYLGIAYSYSSIMPHTPPAASKNPEARAQRTPLRDYIEVFKLCDRFISMQMSEFLHKCILTSIGDGHRALFRSYADRDQQKTLMRDFADGYEALEQAHPVQKVLAEKIIEYFAEGISYDAWDSCMEEVIDRPRFVAQVSKGFARKLADAMTTKTKVKRKELGGP comes from the exons ATGGCACCGGCGAAGAAGCGGGCAAGAAACGCGCAGTCAGATGCTCAACCATCGTCGGTGCTCCTCGCGGATTACCGCACAGCTTGGCTGCTCGC ATCTGATGAGCCATCGGTTGAGATCATCTGCAAAAACGAATGTTTCAAGGTCCATACGAGCGTCCTCAGACAGCACTCGGAGTATTTCGAAACGTGCTTGAACAAGCCTTTTATGGAATCGGATGGCGTGGTGAAATTCGATGACATTGATCCCCGGTACATGGCATTCTATCTTGGTATAGCATATAGCTATTCGTCCATCATGCCGCACACGCCACCCGCAGCGTCCAAGAACCCTGAGGCCAGGGCTCAACGCACGCCTCTGCGCGATTATATCGAGGTGTTCAAGTTGTGCGACCGTTTCATCAGCATGCAGATGAGCGAATTCCTCCATAAATGCATCTTGACGAGCATTGGAGATGGGCATCGAGCCTTGTTTCGCTCATATGCCGACAGAGACCAGCAGAAGACACTGATGCGAGACTTTGCAGATGGATACGAGGCGCTGGAGCAAGCGCATCCAGTGCAGAAGGTGCTGGCAGAGAAGATTATTGAGTATTTCGCAGAGGGCATTTCCTACGATGCCTGGGACAGCTGCATGGAGGAAGTTATTGACCGTCCCAGGTTTGTAGCGCAAGTATCCAAGGGCTTTGCGAGGAAGCTAGCGGATgcaatgacgacgaagacaaaGGTGAAGCGCAAGGAATTGGGAGGTccatga
- a CDS encoding uncharacterized protein (EggNog:ENOG41) gives MSKMARSFSTAARVHPSILPHLRPPPRRAPIRRWLKTAAVISVVGYASKTYLDITRDQRRTNAIANEQASADRQRMMENLYGGRETLEDLERGVAEYERR, from the exons ATGAGCAAAATGGCCAGGAGCTTCTCAACTGCTGCCAGAGTGCACCCGTCCATCTTGCCACATCTCCGACCACCACCGCGCCGAGCTCCGATACGCCGATG GTTAAAAACCGCTGCAGTCATCTCCGTCGTCGGCTACGCCTCCAAAACCTACCTCGACATCACACGCGACCAGCGCCGCACCAACGCCATCGCCAACGAGCAGGCCTCTGCTGACAGGCAGCGGATGATGGAGAACCTCTACGGCGGGCGCGAGACCCTGGAGGATCTGGAGAGGGGCGTTGCCGAGTATGAGAggaggtaa